The Methanothrix soehngenii GP6 genome has a window encoding:
- a CDS encoding metallophosphoesterase, with protein sequence MSAPDSDSPAYSIAPVFGAPLLLAEGKERLLIASDLHLGLEHELWLGGVSIPSQTRKILALLKGYLDMTMPDRLLILGDLKHNVPKTSWQEKREVPDFLRQLSAQVRVDIVSGNHDSNLADMAPPGVRVHPSTGIVREGRGYFHGHTWPEEKVVRSGFMVAAHLHPAVRLKDPLGNFQTHPVWARAPIQTEVVEEHYGFASSGEIIIMPAFNPLCGGLALNEPAEDMRGPLLAMANMEHARLYLLDGTDLGLLAEIKAAGDWPI encoded by the coding sequence TTGAGCGCTCCGGATTCTGACTCTCCTGCTTATTCCATTGCTCCAGTCTTTGGCGCCCCTCTCCTTCTGGCTGAGGGGAAGGAGCGGCTTCTCATTGCTTCCGACCTCCACCTGGGCCTGGAGCATGAGCTGTGGCTGGGAGGGGTATCCATTCCCAGCCAGACCAGAAAGATCCTCGCTCTCCTGAAAGGATACCTGGACATGACTATGCCTGATAGGCTGCTGATTTTGGGGGACTTGAAGCACAATGTGCCCAAGACGAGCTGGCAGGAGAAACGAGAGGTCCCTGATTTCCTCCGTCAGCTATCTGCCCAGGTGAGGGTGGATATAGTCTCGGGAAACCATGACAGCAACTTAGCAGACATGGCCCCCCCGGGGGTTAGAGTCCATCCCTCCACTGGAATTGTGCGGGAAGGCAGGGGCTACTTTCATGGTCATACCTGGCCGGAGGAAAAGGTCGTGCGTTCTGGCTTTATGGTAGCGGCTCATCTTCACCCTGCAGTGAGGCTCAAGGATCCCCTGGGCAACTTCCAGACCCATCCAGTCTGGGCCAGAGCGCCCATACAAACGGAGGTGGTAGAGGAGCATTACGGTTTTGCCTCTTCTGGGGAGATCATCATCATGCCTGCCTTCAATCCTCTTTGTGGAGGACTGGCCCTCAATGAGCCGGCAGAGGATATGCGTGGTCCCCTCCTGGCGATGGCCAATATGGAGCACGCACGCCTCTATCTGCTGGATGGAACCGATCTAGGCCTCTTGGCGGAGATAAAGGCGGCTGGGGATTGGCCAATCTGA
- the pyrE gene encoding orotate phosphoribosyltransferase, giving the protein MNDRDRLLELLIERSLEIRPVTLSSGRKSDYYIDCKRVTLSPEGAYLTAKLMLEQIHPQVSAIGGLTLGADPIVSSISVLSHLQGRGLAALIVRKEPKKHGTMSYVEGPALEKGSKVAVVEDVVTSGASLLRAIDRIAAAGYEPVQALTILDREEGGREVIEERGFSLQALYDRSDLGLDKKKAE; this is encoded by the coding sequence GTGAATGATAGAGATCGCCTCCTCGAGCTGCTGATTGAGAGATCGCTGGAGATAAGGCCGGTCACTCTCTCCTCGGGCAGGAAGAGCGACTACTACATAGACTGCAAAAGGGTCACATTGAGCCCGGAAGGGGCCTATCTTACCGCCAAGCTGATGCTGGAGCAGATCCATCCGCAGGTATCGGCAATCGGCGGGCTAACCTTGGGAGCAGACCCCATTGTCTCATCCATATCCGTCCTGAGCCATCTGCAGGGCAGAGGGCTGGCAGCGCTGATCGTGCGAAAGGAGCCCAAGAAGCATGGCACCATGAGCTATGTGGAAGGGCCCGCGCTGGAGAAGGGGTCAAAGGTGGCGGTGGTGGAGGATGTGGTAACCTCCGGAGCCTCACTATTAAGAGCCATTGACCGGATTGCCGCTGCCGGCTATGAGCCGGTTCAGGCACTGACAATACTCGACCGCGAGGAGGGCGGACGGGAGGTTATCGAAGAGCGCGGCTTCTCCCTGCAGGCGCTATATGATCGCAGCGATCTGGGACTGGATAAGAAAAAGGCGGAATGA
- a CDS encoding COG1361 family protein, translating to MKHLGLVWVLLLLGIGALMGPATAQLTAGQSVPPSVNLGDSAMVTVTLTYYGNNATQAVITPGLPPGIETSYPQGQTAQLYPGITAPISYPIRAIQCGTYVIASHVSYSEDGTWRNLWLESPLTVIGQPTPQPGQMDPAGMGPLPGDTPQGMNGSESYPPGSVPANQSVWEPNSPLPISPDDNGDAHPGDAPDLQDQTPDQMPETDKNRNH from the coding sequence ATGAAACACTTGGGATTGGTGTGGGTTCTTTTGCTCCTGGGGATTGGAGCGTTAATGGGACCGGCTACGGCACAGCTGACAGCCGGCCAGAGCGTACCTCCATCGGTGAACTTGGGCGATAGTGCAATGGTTACAGTTACGCTGACCTATTACGGCAACAATGCCACTCAAGCGGTAATCACTCCCGGACTTCCTCCTGGGATTGAGACCAGCTATCCACAAGGCCAGACAGCGCAGCTATATCCTGGCATAACAGCGCCCATCAGCTATCCCATAAGAGCAATTCAGTGTGGCACTTATGTTATAGCTTCTCATGTATCGTATTCCGAAGATGGGACCTGGAGGAATTTGTGGCTGGAGTCGCCCCTCACAGTAATCGGACAGCCAACGCCGCAACCCGGCCAGATGGATCCCGCTGGCATGGGGCCTCTGCCTGGAGACACTCCGCAGGGGATGAATGGATCTGAATCGTATCCTCCCGGCTCTGTGCCGGCAAATCAGAGCGTTTGGGAGCCTAACAGCCCTCTGCCCATAAGTCCGGATGACAATGGCGATGCCCACCCGGGGGATGCCCCTGATTTGCAGGACCAGACACCGGATCAGATGCCTGAGACAGATAAGAATCGAAACCATTGA
- a CDS encoding class I SAM-dependent methyltransferase, giving the protein MSRATPKNPSPPLLAVRAKREDAPATLKMVIAQGFLDRGRKVVEKSGHVEIPVRCNIPGLLVISQESPMYYRRAPDLAEAMSDQLLPEEMELLPRGWHIQGDVIVVKIHPRLDSHQDRIARALLNFYPRCHTVLRDYGIEGPFREPVREIIAGTRTETVHRENGVTFHLDARKVMFSAGNLNERMRMGNLGRGEYVVDMFAGIGYFSLPMAVHSRPRKVLAIELNPNAYHYLCLNIKKNGVERIVEPVLGDCAKVTPEGVADRVVMGMVQVTDRYLLKGIGALRSGGVLHYHQTVPSWMHPKRAVCDIEEAARALGRRSEILGCIRVKKYSPGVVHSVVDARIK; this is encoded by the coding sequence TTGAGCAGAGCTACGCCGAAAAATCCTAGTCCGCCCCTTCTGGCGGTGAGGGCGAAGAGAGAGGATGCGCCAGCTACTCTGAAGATGGTCATAGCTCAAGGCTTCCTTGATCGCGGCCGCAAGGTGGTGGAGAAGAGCGGTCATGTGGAGATACCGGTCAGGTGCAACATCCCCGGTTTACTTGTCATATCTCAGGAGAGTCCGATGTACTATCGAAGGGCTCCAGATCTGGCAGAAGCTATGAGTGACCAGCTGTTGCCAGAGGAGATGGAGCTTCTTCCTCGTGGATGGCATATCCAGGGGGATGTGATAGTGGTCAAGATCCATCCTCGCCTTGACTCTCACCAGGATCGCATAGCACGGGCCCTTTTGAACTTTTATCCTCGCTGTCATACAGTGTTGCGCGACTATGGCATAGAGGGTCCTTTCAGAGAGCCGGTGCGGGAGATCATCGCAGGCACAAGAACGGAGACCGTGCATCGAGAGAATGGGGTCACCTTTCATCTTGATGCCAGGAAGGTGATGTTCTCAGCAGGCAATCTGAATGAGCGCATGCGCATGGGCAATCTCGGCCGGGGAGAGTACGTGGTGGACATGTTCGCAGGTATCGGCTATTTCTCTCTTCCCATGGCCGTCCATTCCCGGCCCAGGAAGGTCCTGGCCATTGAGCTGAACCCCAATGCTTACCACTACCTCTGTCTGAATATCAAAAAGAATGGGGTAGAGAGGATCGTGGAGCCCGTTCTGGGTGATTGCGCGAAAGTGACCCCAGAGGGGGTGGCTGACAGGGTGGTGATGGGCATGGTTCAGGTAACGGATCGATATCTTCTGAAGGGGATCGGGGCTCTGCGCTCCGGCGGAGTGCTGCATTATCATCAGACTGTGCCCTCCTGGATGCACCCAAAAAGAGCGGTATGCGACATTGAGGAGGCAGCAAGAGCTTTGGGGAGACGATCTGAGATTTTAGGCTGTATCCGGGTCAAGAAGTACTCTCCAGGAGTGGTTCACTCTGTGGTGGATGCCAGGATCAAATAG
- the hsp20 gene encoding archaeal heat shock protein Hsp20 codes for MWDKKYPSIFDIFESFTKGFPFERKERFEDDWFKEPFESMIQRFEESMPSEFNELVREEKTPSGVSRRYGPFVYGFSYTAEPGKEPIFQEFGNIKPSHRGIEPSEGREPLVDVMSEKDKFKVFVELPGVEKEKVKLDVADDSVEIKTDDEKKFYKMIYLDSTIDPDSAKASYKNGILTLELDKKEKRKGKEVKID; via the coding sequence ATGTGGGACAAGAAATATCCATCTATATTCGATATATTTGAGAGTTTCACAAAGGGCTTCCCCTTCGAGAGAAAGGAGAGGTTCGAGGATGATTGGTTCAAAGAGCCCTTTGAGAGCATGATCCAGAGGTTCGAGGAATCTATGCCCTCGGAGTTCAATGAACTTGTTCGGGAGGAGAAGACTCCCTCTGGCGTATCTCGCCGCTATGGCCCCTTCGTCTATGGCTTCAGCTACACTGCAGAGCCGGGAAAGGAGCCCATATTCCAGGAGTTTGGCAACATCAAGCCCTCTCATCGGGGAATTGAGCCCAGCGAGGGCAGAGAGCCATTGGTCGACGTCATGAGCGAGAAGGACAAGTTCAAGGTATTCGTCGAGCTCCCAGGAGTTGAAAAGGAGAAGGTAAAGCTGGATGTAGCGGATGACAGCGTGGAGATCAAGACCGATGACGAGAAGAAGTTCTACAAGATGATATATCTGGACTCCACCATAGATCCGGATAGCGCCAAGGCCTCTTACAAGAACGGCATACTCACTCTGGAGCTGGATAAAAAGGAGAAGAGAAAAGGAAAAGAGGTGAAGATAGACTGA
- the glyS gene encoding glycine--tRNA ligase: protein MDRNELVNELARRRGFLWPAFELYGGAAGFYDYGPLGAPLKRRIEDIWRQYFVIAEGFAEIEAPTIGVEGIFQASGHLSGFSDPLTGCKECKEVYRADHLIKHIIEVPDALTNEEIYRCMQENEITCPECGGELSSVYEFNLMFKTMIGPGNKMTGYMRPETAQGMFINFPRLLRYFRGALPFAAVQIGKSYRNEISPRQGVIRLREFTQAEAEIFIDPRDKTHPRFDEVKAIRMKFYSQEAQEKGVEEEMSFGEAVERGVVAHQTLAYYVARTYQYLLAVGIDPQKLRFRQHKSDEMAHYAADCWDAEVLLDRLGWIELVGVADRTDYDLKAHTTVSKVNLSVFVNYGQPKKRKKTVVKPDFKALGPMFKSKAKAVGEALRALAPEQLAGEKIQVNIDGETIDIDRSLVSFESVEEEVRGEEVVPHVIEPSFGIDRILYSILDHSYYEDEIDGEKRAVLRFKPQVAPIEVAVLPLMDRSELVGPAKKILEELRSRGMRTDYDTSGSIGRRYRRNDEIGTPYEVTIDYETIEEGTVTIRDRDSMSQVRVARWQVVDKLQALLNGDLLFQDAGDPVRSAKND, encoded by the coding sequence ATGGACAGGAATGAGTTGGTAAATGAGCTTGCCCGCAGGCGTGGCTTTCTCTGGCCCGCTTTCGAGCTCTATGGCGGAGCCGCGGGATTTTATGATTACGGCCCTCTGGGAGCACCCCTCAAGAGGCGCATTGAAGACATCTGGCGGCAGTACTTCGTAATTGCCGAAGGGTTTGCAGAGATCGAGGCCCCAACCATCGGGGTGGAGGGCATCTTCCAGGCTTCAGGCCATCTGAGCGGCTTTTCTGATCCCCTCACCGGATGCAAGGAATGCAAGGAGGTATACCGGGCGGATCACCTGATAAAGCATATCATAGAGGTTCCCGATGCCCTGACGAATGAGGAGATCTATCGCTGCATGCAGGAGAATGAGATCACCTGTCCGGAGTGCGGCGGCGAGCTCTCCAGTGTCTATGAGTTCAATCTCATGTTCAAGACCATGATCGGCCCGGGAAACAAGATGACCGGCTACATGCGGCCGGAGACTGCCCAGGGGATGTTCATCAACTTCCCCCGGCTCCTGCGCTACTTCCGGGGGGCTCTTCCATTCGCGGCAGTGCAGATTGGCAAGTCCTATCGAAATGAGATCTCCCCCCGCCAGGGTGTGATCAGATTGAGGGAGTTCACCCAGGCCGAGGCAGAGATCTTCATCGACCCAAGAGACAAGACCCATCCCAGATTCGATGAGGTCAAGGCAATCCGGATGAAGTTCTACTCCCAGGAGGCGCAGGAGAAGGGGGTGGAGGAGGAGATGAGCTTTGGCGAAGCGGTGGAGAGGGGAGTTGTCGCTCACCAGACCCTGGCCTATTATGTGGCCAGGACCTATCAGTACCTCCTGGCGGTGGGCATAGACCCGCAAAAGCTCCGCTTCCGACAGCACAAGTCCGATGAGATGGCCCATTATGCTGCTGACTGCTGGGATGCGGAGGTCCTTTTGGACCGTCTGGGCTGGATAGAGCTGGTGGGGGTGGCAGACAGGACCGACTATGACCTCAAAGCCCATACAACAGTCAGCAAGGTGAACCTCTCTGTCTTTGTGAACTATGGCCAGCCGAAGAAGAGGAAGAAGACCGTGGTCAAGCCTGATTTCAAGGCTTTGGGGCCGATGTTCAAGTCGAAGGCCAAAGCGGTTGGAGAAGCCCTTCGCGCTCTGGCACCAGAGCAATTGGCCGGTGAGAAGATTCAGGTAAATATTGATGGGGAGACGATAGATATCGACCGAAGTCTGGTTTCCTTTGAGAGCGTGGAGGAGGAGGTGCGGGGAGAGGAGGTGGTGCCTCATGTGATAGAGCCCTCCTTTGGCATCGATCGGATACTCTATTCCATCCTGGATCACTCCTACTATGAGGATGAGATCGATGGAGAGAAAAGAGCGGTTCTCCGGTTCAAGCCTCAGGTTGCGCCAATTGAGGTGGCGGTTCTCCCCTTAATGGATAGAAGCGAGCTGGTCGGACCAGCAAAGAAGATCCTGGAGGAATTGCGTTCCCGGGGCATGCGAACTGACTATGACACCTCGGGATCCATCGGAAGGCGCTACCGACGCAACGATGAGATCGGGACCCCCTATGAGGTCACTATTGACTATGAGACCATTGAAGAGGGCACTGTCACCATCAGGGATAGGGATAGCATGAGCCAGGTCAGGGTTGCTCGCTGGCAGGTTGTCGACAAGTTGCAGGCCCTTCTCAATGGGGACCTTCTGTTCCAGGATGCTGGCGATCCGGTCCGTTCAGCAAAGAATGATTGA
- a CDS encoding diacylglycerol/polyprenol kinase family protein, protein MDISGKERSVGVLSLPDIVADWQKKLIGEARRKAIHLSGLSVPLSLLLLGRSFTIAFVALALAISLILEWQRLKGKIRLPEVRAQEEHKVASFVYYITGCLLCVVFLPKMIAVNAVLFLSLGDTISGLAGSILANADVRGRRKMWGCKSLPIMAVMFSSCLLIGYLVSGITQLSFPVYLAGAAAATIADGVAVIINGNSLDDNFSIPVFSGLVMTGAAAFF, encoded by the coding sequence ATGGATATCTCGGGAAAGGAGCGTTCGGTGGGAGTCCTATCCCTGCCTGATATCGTCGCCGACTGGCAGAAAAAGCTAATAGGGGAGGCGAGAAGAAAGGCCATTCACCTCTCTGGCCTCTCTGTCCCTCTCTCTCTTCTGCTCTTGGGCAGGAGCTTTACCATCGCCTTTGTGGCCCTTGCTCTGGCTATCTCTCTGATTCTAGAGTGGCAGAGGCTGAAGGGAAAAATCCGTCTTCCAGAGGTGCGAGCCCAGGAGGAGCACAAGGTGGCCAGCTTCGTCTATTACATCACTGGCTGCCTCCTGTGCGTCGTTTTTCTTCCTAAGATGATAGCGGTGAACGCCGTGCTGTTTCTCTCTTTGGGCGACACCATCAGCGGCCTCGCAGGATCGATTCTGGCCAACGCCGATGTGCGAGGCAGAAGGAAGATGTGGGGCTGCAAGTCCCTTCCGATCATGGCCGTCATGTTCTCCAGCTGTCTTCTGATCGGATATCTGGTCTCGGGCATCACCCAACTCTCCTTTCCGGTCTATCTGGCTGGAGCGGCTGCGGCAACGATTGCCGACGGCGTGGCAGTGATCATAAACGGCAATAGCCTTGATGATAACTTCTCCATACCGGTGTTCTCCGGCCTGGTGATGACCGGGGCTGCAGCATTTTTTTAG
- a CDS encoding adenylate kinase, whose translation MNIILLGPPGSGKGTQAKMIADKYKVTHVSTGDILRENVRSGTPLGVEAKKFMDAGKLVPDALLIDIIKDRLAKDDVKGGWMLDGFPRTMPQAEALDKILPTLGQKIDVVLNIDVPDEELVKRVTGRRMCKCGTTYHVQFNPPKVEGKCDACGADLYQRADDNEETVKQRLSAYHAQTQPLIDYYNKRGIVATVLGVGDIKAIFGEVVKALDKRA comes from the coding sequence ATGAATATTATACTGCTCGGCCCGCCGGGATCCGGCAAGGGCACACAGGCTAAGATGATTGCCGACAAGTACAAGGTCACCCACGTCTCTACCGGTGACATTCTGAGGGAGAACGTCCGCAGCGGCACCCCCCTGGGGGTTGAGGCCAAGAAGTTCATGGATGCAGGAAAGCTGGTTCCGGATGCCCTGTTGATCGATATCATCAAAGATCGCCTGGCTAAGGATGACGTTAAGGGCGGATGGATGCTGGACGGATTCCCCAGAACCATGCCCCAGGCGGAGGCTCTGGACAAAATTCTGCCCACTCTGGGCCAGAAGATCGATGTGGTCTTGAATATCGATGTTCCCGATGAGGAACTGGTCAAGAGGGTCACAGGAAGAAGGATGTGCAAGTGCGGCACCACCTATCACGTTCAGTTCAATCCGCCAAAGGTTGAAGGAAAGTGCGATGCCTGCGGAGCGGACCTCTACCAGAGGGCGGATGACAACGAGGAGACGGTCAAGCAGAGGCTGTCTGCCTATCACGCCCAGACCCAGCCCCTGATTGACTACTACAACAAGCGTGGCATTGTGGCCACGGTGCTTGGCGTGGGCGACATCAAGGCTATCTTCGGCGAGGTCGTCAAGGCACTGGACAAGAGGGCATAG
- the pyrH gene encoding UMP kinase, which translates to MILVYSLGGSILAGRDAKSLQEYADALKELAKAHQIYVVVGGGRIAREYIEKARALGASEMFCDLIGIGATKLNSALLIAAFGRAAPQEIPETYAQAARLACPGRIVVMGGVAPGQTTDAVAALLAEYVGANKLIIATSVDGVYTADPEKDPKAEKIASMTHGELSRMAAQTDMKAGSRSPVDPLAAKIIERSRIPTAIVFGKKIENLKKGALGGHSGTEIRQG; encoded by the coding sequence ATGATACTTGTCTATTCCCTGGGAGGCTCAATCCTCGCCGGTCGCGATGCAAAAAGCCTGCAGGAGTACGCCGATGCCTTAAAAGAGCTAGCAAAAGCGCACCAGATCTACGTCGTGGTGGGCGGGGGCAGGATTGCCCGCGAGTACATCGAGAAGGCCCGTGCCCTGGGCGCCTCGGAGATGTTCTGCGACCTCATCGGCATCGGGGCTACAAAGCTCAACTCAGCACTGCTCATCGCTGCCTTCGGACGAGCTGCCCCCCAGGAGATCCCGGAGACCTATGCCCAGGCCGCTCGCCTGGCCTGCCCCGGCAGGATCGTGGTCATGGGCGGAGTGGCCCCCGGACAGACCACAGACGCTGTCGCCGCCCTGCTGGCAGAGTATGTGGGCGCCAATAAATTGATCATCGCCACCTCTGTGGATGGGGTCTACACCGCCGATCCGGAAAAAGATCCCAAAGCGGAGAAGATCGCCAGTATGACCCACGGAGAGCTATCGAGAATGGCCGCCCAGACGGATATGAAAGCCGGCTCCCGCTCCCCTGTCGATCCCCTGGCAGCCAAGATCATAGAGCGAAGCCGGATTCCCACCGCCATCGTCTTCGGAAAAAAAATCGAAAACCTGAAAAAAGGTGCCCTGGGTGGGCACAGTGGAACTGAGATCAGGCAGGGGTGA